The following are from one region of the Cloacibacterium normanense genome:
- a CDS encoding REP-associated tyrosine transposase, with translation MKEGYTIKDQEKPHFITCTVVDWIDVFTRKVYKDIVVSSLEYCIKEKGMVLYGYVIMSNHIHLIVQSKEGRLSDLVRDFKKFTAKNILEAIQTEPESRREWMQALFKKATESHTRNKNYQFWQYGNHAEEIYSLHFMWDKLNYIHLNPIRAGIVEKAQHYIYSSASNYTTGKGLVNVELADNPVINTSKTNEFWKYSNYDE, from the coding sequence ATGAAAGAAGGCTATACCATAAAAGACCAAGAAAAACCCCACTTTATTACCTGTACAGTAGTAGATTGGATAGATGTTTTTACAAGAAAGGTTTATAAAGATATAGTAGTTTCATCATTAGAATATTGCATAAAAGAAAAAGGGATGGTTTTGTATGGTTATGTGATAATGAGCAATCATATCCATTTAATAGTACAATCTAAAGAAGGTAGATTATCAGATTTAGTAAGAGATTTTAAAAAGTTTACCGCAAAAAATATTTTAGAAGCCATACAAACAGAACCAGAAAGTAGAAGAGAGTGGATGCAGGCTTTATTCAAAAAAGCAACAGAAAGCCATACAAGAAATAAAAATTACCAGTTTTGGCAATATGGCAATCACGCAGAAGAAATATATAGCTTACATTTTATGTGGGACAAGCTAAATTATATACACTTAAATCCAATAAGAGCAGGTATTGTAGAAAAAGCCCAACATTATATTTATTCATCAGCGAGTAATTATACAACGGGTAAAGGATTAGTAAATGTAGAATTGGCAGATAACCCAGTAATTAATACAAGCAAAACAAATGAATTTTGGAAATATAGTAATTATGATGAGTAG
- a CDS encoding 6-phosphofructokinase — translation MKRVLVATGGGDCPGLNAVMRGVVKRASQEKDWEVVGSINAFDGVLKEPTEIMVLDDKTVAGIHKDGGTIIGTTNKGGPFAWPYKNKDGVWEAVDRSDEMIRKLQYLGVDAVISIGGDGSQRISQQLYEKGLNIIGVPKTIDNDLSATDFTFGFQTAVQIATEAVDRLVTTAASHNRVLVLEVMGRYAGWIALHAAIAGGAEVCLIPEIPYDIEKVVKKLNSRFNKGKGNAIVVIAEGAIPKGGSLLSEVSDEVGYENVRLGGVAHKLVHDLKSIGFEADMRETVLGHLQRGGTPTAYDRILATQFGVKAFEMVLNEEYGKMVAYRHPNIISVPFKEAIDRPNFVDPNCDMVKTAKGVGISFGD, via the coding sequence ATGAAAAGAGTATTAGTAGCAACAGGAGGTGGAGATTGCCCAGGATTAAATGCGGTAATGAGAGGGGTAGTAAAAAGAGCATCTCAAGAAAAAGATTGGGAAGTGGTAGGTAGCATCAATGCATTTGATGGAGTATTAAAAGAACCAACAGAAATTATGGTTTTAGATGATAAAACCGTAGCAGGAATTCATAAAGACGGCGGTACCATTATAGGAACTACCAACAAAGGAGGGCCTTTTGCTTGGCCTTACAAAAATAAAGATGGAGTTTGGGAAGCGGTTGACAGATCAGATGAAATGATTCGCAAACTGCAATATTTAGGCGTAGATGCCGTAATCAGTATTGGTGGTGATGGTTCGCAAAGAATTTCTCAACAATTATACGAAAAAGGACTCAACATTATCGGTGTTCCAAAAACCATTGATAATGATTTGTCTGCTACCGATTTTACTTTTGGTTTCCAAACGGCTGTGCAAATCGCAACAGAAGCGGTAGATAGATTGGTCACTACTGCTGCAAGTCACAACAGAGTTTTGGTGCTGGAAGTAATGGGTAGATATGCCGGTTGGATTGCTCTTCACGCTGCCATTGCTGGTGGTGCAGAGGTTTGTTTGATTCCAGAAATTCCTTATGACATCGAAAAAGTGGTAAAAAAACTCAATAGCAGATTCAATAAAGGAAAAGGAAATGCTATTGTAGTAATAGCAGAAGGGGCAATACCAAAAGGTGGAAGTTTACTTTCTGAAGTGAGTGATGAGGTAGGATATGAAAATGTAAGATTAGGAGGGGTGGCTCATAAATTGGTTCATGATTTGAAATCTATTGGTTTTGAAGCAGATATGCGCGAAACTGTTTTAGGACACTTACAAAGAGGAGGAACGCCAACTGCTTATGATAGAATTTTGGCAACTCAATTTGGGGTAAAAGCATTCGAAATGGTGCTCAACGAAGAATACGGAAAAATGGTTGCTTATCGCCATCCCAATATTATTTCGGTGCCTTTTAAAGAGGCGATAGACCGTCCAAATTTTGTAGATCCTAATTGCGATATGGTAAAAACCGCAAAAGGAGTAGGTATTAGTTTTGGGGATTAA
- a CDS encoding Crp/Fnr family transcriptional regulator, with protein MSEILRRQIEKITPLTDQEFEYILSHFTLKKFKKHQILIQEGDTVQNDYFVMNGLLKASYLNQEGKEHIMQFAMEDWWITDYQAYFNQTEATFTIDALESTEVLTLSLYNREKLCADMHKIEHFFRKKSNNGYIALQRRILSLLNSNAKERYEQFISQYPTLLQRLPKTLIASYLGVSRETLSRLSV; from the coding sequence ATGAGTGAGATTTTAAGACGTCAAATTGAGAAAATTACGCCATTAACTGACCAGGAGTTCGAGTATATTCTGTCTCATTTTACCTTGAAAAAATTTAAAAAGCATCAGATTTTAATTCAAGAAGGAGATACCGTACAAAATGATTATTTTGTGATGAATGGTTTGTTAAAAGCATCTTACCTTAATCAAGAAGGGAAAGAGCACATCATGCAATTTGCAATGGAAGATTGGTGGATTACCGATTATCAGGCGTATTTTAATCAAACGGAAGCTACTTTTACCATTGATGCATTAGAATCTACCGAAGTACTTACTTTGTCTCTCTATAACCGAGAGAAACTCTGTGCAGATATGCATAAAATAGAACATTTTTTCAGGAAAAAGTCTAATAATGGTTATATCGCACTCCAAAGAAGGATTTTGTCTTTGCTGAATAGCAATGCCAAAGAACGCTACGAACAATTTATTTCTCAATATCCTACACTTTTACAACGATTGCCCAAAACATTAATCGCTTCGTATTTAGGTGTTTCCAGAGAAACCTTGAGTCGGCTTTCGGTGTAA
- a CDS encoding REP-associated tyrosine transposase, with translation MKEGYTIKDQEKPHFITCTVVDWIDVFTRKVYKDIVVSSLEYCIKEKGMVLYGYVIMSNHIHLIVQSKEGRLSDLVRDFKKFTAKNILEAIQTEPESRREWMQALFKKATESHTRNKNYQFWQYGNHAEEIYSLHFMWDKLNYIHLNPIRAGIVEKAQHYIYSSASNYTTGKGLVNVELADNPVINTSKTNEFWKYSNYDE, from the coding sequence ATGAAAGAAGGCTATACCATAAAAGACCAAGAAAAACCCCACTTTATTACCTGTACAGTAGTAGATTGGATAGATGTTTTTACAAGAAAGGTTTATAAAGATATAGTAGTTTCATCATTAGAATATTGCATAAAAGAAAAAGGGATGGTTTTGTATGGTTATGTGATAATGAGCAATCATATCCATTTAATAGTACAATCTAAAGAAGGTAGATTATCAGATTTAGTAAGAGATTTTAAAAAGTTTACCGCAAAAAATATTTTAGAAGCCATACAAACAGAACCAGAAAGTAGAAGAGAGTGGATGCAGGCTTTATTCAAAAAAGCAACAGAAAGCCATACAAGAAATAAAAATTACCAGTTTTGGCAATATGGCAATCACGCAGAAGAAATATATAGCTTACATTTTATGTGGGACAAGCTAAATTATATACACTTAAATCCAATAAGAGCAGGTATTGTAGAAAAAGCCCAACATTATATTTATTCATCAGCGAGTAATTATACAACAGGTAAAGGATTAGTAAATGTAGAATTGGCAGATAACCCAGTAATTAATACAAGCAAAACAAATGAATTTTGGAAATATAGTAATTATGATGAGTAG
- a CDS encoding 3-ketoacyl-ACP reductase: MNLKGKNALITGGGRGLGKAVAVALANEGVNVGITGRNEEHLKSTVAELEKLGVKAAYSVFDVEEMAQVEQGVASIASQLGGIDILINNAGVGDFGSFEDMPVETWEKVMKVNLFGVYYVTKATLPYLKQNKEGDIVNVASTAGLKGGPNMSAYCASKAAVISLSQSLMAELRKFNIRVITLTPSTIATDMSIEGKLTDGNPEKVLQPEDFAEWVRDILKMNRRAMIASASIFSTNP; the protein is encoded by the coding sequence ATGAATTTAAAAGGTAAAAATGCACTCATCACTGGTGGCGGAAGAGGTCTTGGGAAAGCAGTAGCTGTAGCTTTGGCAAATGAAGGCGTAAATGTAGGAATTACAGGTAGAAATGAAGAACATCTAAAATCTACCGTTGCAGAATTGGAGAAATTAGGAGTTAAAGCAGCGTATTCTGTTTTTGATGTGGAAGAAATGGCTCAGGTAGAGCAAGGAGTGGCTTCTATCGCTTCTCAATTGGGTGGAATAGACATTTTAATCAATAACGCTGGAGTAGGAGACTTTGGAAGTTTCGAAGATATGCCAGTAGAAACTTGGGAAAAAGTAATGAAGGTAAATCTTTTTGGCGTGTATTACGTAACAAAAGCAACTTTGCCTTATTTGAAGCAAAATAAAGAAGGAGATATCGTAAATGTAGCGTCAACTGCTGGTCTTAAAGGCGGTCCGAATATGTCTGCGTATTGTGCTTCTAAAGCAGCGGTAATTTCACTTTCTCAGTCTTTAATGGCAGAACTTAGAAAATTTAATATTAGAGTAATTACTTTAACGCCGAGTACTATTGCAACGGATATGAGTATAGAAGGTAAACTTACTGATGGCAACCCAGAAAAAGTGCTTCAGCCAGAAGATTTCGCAGAATGGGTGAGAGATATTTTGAAAATGAACAGAAGAGCAATGATTGCTAGTGCTTCTATTTTCTCTACCAATCCATAA
- a CDS encoding type 1 glutamine amidotransferase domain-containing protein has protein sequence MSKKVLFVVTSHDKLGNTGESTGYYLGEVTHPWAVLVDAGYEIDFVSPKGGNPSYYGNTPDDKVNERFLADEYYQNKIQNTMTPSEVNPDEYVGILYAGGHGTMWDFADNEELAVIAQKIYEKNGIVSAVCHGPAGLVNIKLSNGKYLVDGKKINAFTNEEEAAVKLDEVVPFRLESKLIERGAKFEKSGLWQTHVAVDERVVTGQNPQSAHAVGEAVLEELKKLQ, from the coding sequence ATGAGCAAAAAAGTATTATTCGTGGTTACGAGCCACGACAAATTAGGAAACACTGGTGAATCTACCGGGTATTATTTAGGTGAAGTTACGCATCCTTGGGCTGTATTAGTAGATGCTGGTTACGAAATAGATTTCGTGAGTCCAAAAGGTGGAAACCCTTCGTATTATGGAAATACTCCAGATGATAAGGTTAATGAAAGATTTTTAGCAGATGAATATTATCAAAATAAAATTCAGAACACCATGACGCCTTCAGAAGTAAATCCTGATGAATATGTGGGGATTCTTTATGCGGGAGGTCACGGTACGATGTGGGATTTTGCAGATAATGAAGAATTGGCAGTAATCGCACAAAAAATCTACGAAAAAAATGGAATCGTAAGTGCGGTTTGTCACGGTCCTGCTGGATTGGTGAACATTAAACTCAGCAATGGAAAATATTTGGTAGATGGCAAAAAAATCAATGCTTTTACCAACGAAGAAGAAGCTGCTGTGAAATTAGATGAAGTGGTTCCATTTAGATTAGAATCTAAATTAATAGAACGCGGAGCCAAGTTCGAAAAATCAGGTTTATGGCAAACACACGTTGCAGTAGACGAAAGAGTGGTAACAGGACAAAATCCTCAATCTGCTCATGCAGTTGGCGAAGCTGTTTTAGAAGAACTTAAAAAACTTCAATAA